The Burkholderiales bacterium nucleotide sequence CTGCGCCCGAACGATTTTGAACACGCGGAGATCAACACCTGGATCGGCCGCGTTGACGGTTTGGAACGGCAGCCTGTCGTAACGGGACTGGCCGGGTTTGATTGCCGCAATAACCGCCTCGCCCAGCTCGGTTTGCGCCAGGATGGTTTTGAACCGGCGGTGACGCAAGCCCGGGAAAAATACGGCGCGGAGCGAATCGCCGTGCTGATCGGCACCAGCACCTCCGGCATTCTGGAAACCGAGCTCGCCTACCGCAAGCGCAACCCCGTCAATGGCACGCTCCCCGCAGGCCTCAATTACCAGGGCAGCCACAACTTGTTTTCGGTCGCGGATTTTGTGCGGCGCTATTTGCATCTGCAAGGGCCAGCGGAAGTGATTTCGACCGCTTGTTCCTCCAGCGCCAAAGTGTTTGCCAGCGCCTACCGTTTCATCGAAGCCGGGTTGTGCGACGCGGCGGTGGTGGGCGGAGTGGACAGTTTGTGCCTCACCACTTTGCATGGATTCGCTTCCCTGGAGCTTTTGTCGGACCAGCCCTGCCGGCCGTGTGACGCGGCGCGCAACGGCATCTCCATCGGCGAGGCGGCCGGTTTTGCGCTCCTGGAGCGGCACGGGGAAGCGAATATCGCGCTGCTCGGTTACGGCGAAAGCAGCGACGCCTACCATATGTCCACTCCTCATCCGCAAGGAGAAGGCGCGCGGCTGTCCATGCACAAGGCGCTCGACTGTGCCGGTCTGACTTCAGCCGATATCGATTACATCAATCTGCACGGCACCGCAACACCGGCCAACGACAGCGTCGAAGACCAGGCGGTTTGCCAACTCTTTGGCGACAACACACCTTGCAGTTCCACCAAGGGCTGGACCGGGCATACGCTGGGCGCGGCCGGCATTACCGAAGCGATTATTTCCATCCTTTGTATTGAGCATGGCTTCATTCCGGGGACGCTCAATCTGGAAACCCCGGACCCGCAACTCAAAAGCCGCATCGTAAAACGCAATGAGAACCGCACCCTCGGGCGGGTGTTGTCCAACTCGTTCGGCTTCGGCGGAAACAACTGCAGCCTGGTTTTCGGCAGGGTCGCATGATCAAGGTATACGTACAAGGCGTGAGCGTTCTCGCACCCGGGCTTAACGGCTGGCAGGCAAGCCGCGCCATTCTCGCGGGTCAGGCGCCTTATCGCGCCGCGCCCCTGCCGCGGGTAACACCCGAAATCCTGCCGGCGGCGGAGCGCCGCCGCAGCTCGGATAGCGTGCGCCTTGCCGTAACCGTCGCGCAGGAGGCGATGAACCAAAGCAGCCTGCCGCCCAATGGCGCGGCGACGGTGTTTGCTTCCAGCGACGGTGACGGGCAGACCCTGCATCAAATCTGCGAAGCCCTGGCGCGACCCGAGCACGACGTGTCGCCTACCCGTTTTCACAATTCGGTGCATAACGCCGCAGCCGGATACTGGAGCATTGCCACCGGCTCCAAATTGCCGTCAAACAGCCTGTGCGCTTTCGATGATTCCTTCGCAGTCGGCTTGCTGGAGGCGGCAACTCAAGTCGTGGTCGAACGTGTTCCGGTGCTGCTGGTCGCTTACGATTTGCCGTTTCCACAACCGCTTCATCAAGTGCGGGCGGTGTCACAGGCTTTTGCTTGCGCTTTTTTGCTGGTGGCCGACCCCACTCCGGCCAGGCTCAGCTTATGGGAAATCTCCGTAGAGAACGGCGCTGCGCCGATCGCCCTGCCGGAAATCTTTGACGGTTTAAGCAGCAATCCGGCGGCGCGGGCGCTGCCCTTGTTGCAAAACCTGGCGCGGCAGCAAGACGGGACGGTGCGGCTTGGATACCTCAGCCGCAGCGATGTCGTAGTAAAGTGCAGCCGATGAACACCGGGACTTTGTCACACGAGGCGATCCGCACGCGAATTCCGCATCAGGGCCTGATGTGCCTGCTTGATCAAGCGCTGGGTTGGAATGAAACGCATATTATTTGCAGTGCCGTGAGCCATCGGGACAGGAACAATCCCCTGCGCCATGGCAATTCGCTGCCGGCCGTATGCGGGATCGAATACGCCGCCCAGGCGATGGCGCTGCACGCCAGCCTCACGGAAACCAGCGGCAAGCATGGATTACTGGCCGGCGTGCGCGATGTGGTGCTGCTCGCGCAAAGGCTTGATGATATTCCGGGCGAGTTGACTATCCGCGCCGAGAAAATAGCCGCGGAAGGGGAGAAAGCGTTGTATCAATTCAGCATTTCGGCGGGAGACCGCGAATTGCTGCGCGGCCGCCTGGCAGCGGCATTTACTATAGAACGGTCATGAGCCCGATTGAGCTTTCGCGTTTTGCTGTGGTGATACCGGCTTACAACGAAGCCGCAACCATCCGCGACGTGGCAAGCCGCGCGTTGTGGCAGATTCCCTGCGTCATTGTCGTGGACGACGGCTCGACTGATGACACCGTCGCGGCCCTTGTCGGGCTGCCGGTCACGCTGTTATCCAACAATGAAAATTCGGGCAAGGCGGCCACCCTGTGGCGGGGAATGCAGCACGCGCTTGATGCAGGGGCCGAGGCGATCATCACACTGGACGGCGACGGCCAGCATGAGCCGGAAGAGATTCCGCGTCTGATTGACGAATTCCAGCGCCAGCCCGACGCCGTGATCATCGGCTCGCGCCTGGGTGATAAACACAAAATTCCGACCGCGCGCTATTACGCGAACCGTTTTGCCGATTTCGGGATTGCCTGGGCCGCCGGCTGCCCAATTGCCGATAGTCAGTCCGGCTTCCGCATTTACCCGGCGCGGTTGCTTCGCGGCAGCACCATTACTCATGACAAAGCGGCAAGCTTCGTGTTCGAGAGCGAGATATTGATCGAAGCCGGACGCATGGGCTTAAACAGCATAGCGGTGCCGATCAAGGCGGTTTACACCAGTCATGCCCGTCCCAGCCACTTCCGCGAGGTAACCGACACCATGCGCATCGTGCGCATGGTGGCTTGGAAGCTTTTGTCGCGCGGCCTGTACTTGCCGGGGCTCATCAGAAGCCTGCGCCGGAATGCCACAACCGAACCCATCCCTTCGGGATTTAAGCGCGGCTAACCGACGGGAGCAATGCACACCCCTTCGATTTCAAGCAGCAGGTCGCGGCGGCAAATATCCGCCTGCAAATATAAAACCGACAGCCCCGTGCCCAGCGAACTTTCCAGCATTTTCCTGATTAGCGGGAAATGCCGCGCCTGCCGGATATAGACTTTAAGCAGCGCAATATTTCCAGGATTCATATTGATGTCTTCTTCGCGGGCCGTGTGTTCAATCAGCGCGTTGATATTAGCAAGGGTCTCCGCCATTTGTTGCTGCACGTCCCCCGGGTGCAGAGAGAGATGGCCAACAATGCTGGCGGTGCCGGAGATGTAGAGATGATTTTCTGTTTCCCAACGCGCCAGCGTAGCCCGCGCAAAGGACGGGCTGTGCGGCCCGTATTGACGAGGGTAGCGGTAAGCGCTGGTCTGTCTTGGATTTTCACGCTGGGTTGCGGGGGCTTTTGAAGCCAGGAAATAAATCCACAGGCTGCCGGTTGCGGTTCCCAAGGCGCTGGCGGCGGGGAGTTCATGAGTGGACAGGCTGCCGTGCTCGAAAAAAGCCTGATGGCGCCCCAAACAGAACAGCTGATAGCGGTCGATTTCATTGTCCTTGGCGTTGATTCCCGGAAAATAATTCCAGATTCTCAGCAGATGCGGATAGCCTTGATTTTTTATAAAACCCAGCGTGCGTGAAATGGCCTGGTGGGTGTCTCGATCAAGCCAAATCTGGTCGGATTGCTTGATTTCAACCGCACCAAAAAGCACTAAATTGTTTCGTGAATAAGCAATGCCGTGTTCTCTTCCGCAGAAAATGGGTGCCGGGCTGGTCCACACTTCCACCAGTGGCTCGGGCCCGAGGATGGGCAAATTAACCACTACCAGCGGAAATTCGACGTCCATTGGAATAGCGGGGGGTTCAGCGTAAGCCACCATTCCCAAGACAGGGCGCGACGATTGCAGGAAATCAAGGAGCCGTGAAGCCGGCACATAAACTGCCGACAGCGGGGTCTTTGGCGCGGGCAGCGCGCGTGCCTGCCGTTGCTTCATGCGGCGCTTTCCCTTGCAGGGGATTCGTTCGGGCTCAAGGCGGCAGGCCTGATATTTTCTTTGCGCACTTTATAGGCCGCGTAGCACTCTCTCCACATGCGGATGCTGAAGAGATAATAAAACAGCTTGAACATGAAAATTTTCCGGTAAATCACCGTGCGTCCGAAAATATCTCCCGCAAGCAGCGAAATGAGGCCCTCTTTCGTGCCGAAAATGTTTGCCGGGTTCATGAACATGTAGCGCATCGCCGGGGAGGTGACGCGGTAGATAAACCAGGAAAACATCTTCAGGCCGTGCCGCACGGTGCGGTCGTACTGGCGTAGCCGCCGGCGCGAGAGGCGGCTGTTCGTGAGGCAGTCGTGCACCACCTCGGCGCCGAGGAAAGCGCTGTTCATCGCGAGCATCACTCCGGAGGAGAACATCGGATCGACGAAGGCAAATGCATCACCCACCATGATAAATTTTTCCCCGGCCATGCATTTCGCCTGGTACGAATAATTACCGGTGGCGGTGACCGGCGAA carries:
- a CDS encoding beta-ketoacyl-[acyl-carrier-protein] synthase family protein, which gives rise to MQPLLVTHFAAANPLGLGAAATLKALREARTGLRPNDFEHAEINTWIGRVDGLERQPVVTGLAGFDCRNNRLAQLGLRQDGFEPAVTQAREKYGAERIAVLIGTSTSGILETELAYRKRNPVNGTLPAGLNYQGSHNLFSVADFVRRYLHLQGPAEVISTACSSSAKVFASAYRFIEAGLCDAAVVGGVDSLCLTTLHGFASLELLSDQPCRPCDAARNGISIGEAAGFALLERHGEANIALLGYGESSDAYHMSTPHPQGEGARLSMHKALDCAGLTSADIDYINLHGTATPANDSVEDQAVCQLFGDNTPCSSTKGWTGHTLGAAGITEAIISILCIEHGFIPGTLNLETPDPQLKSRIVKRNENRTLGRVLSNSFGFGGNNCSLVFGRVA
- a CDS encoding beta-ketoacyl synthase chain length factor, with product MIKVYVQGVSVLAPGLNGWQASRAILAGQAPYRAAPLPRVTPEILPAAERRRSSDSVRLAVTVAQEAMNQSSLPPNGAATVFASSDGDGQTLHQICEALARPEHDVSPTRFHNSVHNAAAGYWSIATGSKLPSNSLCAFDDSFAVGLLEAATQVVVERVPVLLVAYDLPFPQPLHQVRAVSQAFACAFLLVADPTPARLSLWEISVENGAAPIALPEIFDGLSSNPAARALPLLQNLARQQDGTVRLGYLSRSDVVVKCSR
- a CDS encoding 3-hydroxylacyl-ACP dehydratase, with amino-acid sequence MNTGTLSHEAIRTRIPHQGLMCLLDQALGWNETHIICSAVSHRDRNNPLRHGNSLPAVCGIEYAAQAMALHASLTETSGKHGLLAGVRDVVLLAQRLDDIPGELTIRAEKIAAEGEKALYQFSISAGDRELLRGRLAAAFTIERS
- a CDS encoding glycosyltransferase family 2 protein; protein product: MSPIELSRFAVVIPAYNEAATIRDVASRALWQIPCVIVVDDGSTDDTVAALVGLPVTLLSNNENSGKAATLWRGMQHALDAGAEAIITLDGDGQHEPEEIPRLIDEFQRQPDAVIIGSRLGDKHKIPTARYYANRFADFGIAWAAGCPIADSQSGFRIYPARLLRGSTITHDKAASFVFESEILIEAGRMGLNSIAVPIKAVYTSHARPSHFREVTDTMRIVRMVAWKLLSRGLYLPGLIRSLRRNATTEPIPSGFKRG